One genomic region from Candida albicans SC5314 chromosome 6, complete sequence encodes:
- a CDS encoding uncharacterized protein (Protein of unknown function; expression downregulated in an ssr1 null mutant) produces the protein MLLNLVIIVVIILIGYLTVSHFWFNPSHSSVINNIPPVASNFKWETQQPLPIRPFVNKKNFNPSMAIKNISDTPQDWLLIENTYYNNVRQRQKHIALEPEILTFIHNNNRTKQAVGEFYDMVTQFLLSRYPMYFKYDFWSGIVTNTITNDKFPKYSKSLIPNYQSMVEILGRNIEEDFLILIKNNPHDKEEEYIMRASLNGFPAGFDPRVNFNQPISFIHQPVPQYKSRLQFSMTKFFNNSQPDKLWVRHNWGIQTHNSYFNMDTNHGRPGDKIHQLSMNEIDFDNEGCCLRCERQLFTRMPQSGAIIMTIRTYLTPIKTIKQEGLGKELSRAIDGLPDDLAFYKKRNSWGEAVKEYLAI, from the coding sequence ATGTTGCTTAATCTTGttataattgttgttatcaTCCTTATTGGGTACCTTACAGTTTCAcatttttggtttaatCCAAGTCATTCCTCCGTAATAAACAACATACCACCAGTGGCatctaatttcaaatggGAAACTCAACAACCATTACCAATCAGACCATTTGtaaacaagaaaaactTCAATCCAAGTATGGCCATTAAAAACATTTCAGACACTCCTCAAGATTGGTTACTTATTGAAAACACTTATTACAACAATGTAAGACAACGACAAAAACATATTGCATTAGAACCAGAAATCTTAACATTTATTCACAACAATAACAGAACTAAACAAGCAGTTGGTGAATTCTATGATATGGTTACTCAATTCTTATTACTGCGTTATCCAATGTATTTTAAATATGATTTCTGGTCAGGAATTGTTACCAACACTATCACCAATGATAAATTCCCCAAATATtccaaatcattaattcccaattatcaatcaatgGTAGAAATATTGGGTCGTAacattgaagaagatttcTTAATCCTAATCAAAAACAATCCACatgataaagaagaagaatatatTATGAGAGCATCATTGAATGGATTCCCCGCTGGATTTGATCCAAGAgttaatttcaatcaacCAATATCATTTATTCATCAACCAGTACCACAATATAAATCACGATtacaattttcaatgacgaaatttttcaataattcacAACCTGATAAATTATGGGTAAGACATAATTGGGGAATTCAAACTCATAATCTGTATTTTAATATGGATACTAATCATGGACGACCTGGTGATAagattcatcaattatcaatgaatgaaattgattttgataatgagGGATGTTGTTTACGATGTGAACGACAACTTTTCACTCGAATGCCACAATCAGGagcaataataatgacTATTAGAACATATTTGACACCAATAAAAACGATAAAGCAAGAAGGTTTAGGAAAAGAGTTGAGTAGAGCTATAGATGGATTACCTGATGATTTAGcattttataaaaaaagaaattcttgGGGTGAAGCAGTCAAAGAGTATTTAGCAATATAG
- a CDS encoding putative cysteine synthase (Ortholog(s) have mitochondrial outer membrane localization) → MAINWKSTLQTSASVISLFLIAKELYNLYVTTTNKDKSNSKLTLLPPRTRGIESLIGNTPLIEIKSLSRQLGCKIYAKLELCNPGGSAKDRVALAIIRAGESSGQLIPNANNIIFEGTSGSTGISLAILCNALGYICHICLPDDTSLEKLQLLKSLGAELEPVKPASIVDPNQYTNAARRGALAVNQNRDGHSQRRAIFADQFENDFNWRIHYETTGPELLQQMGQDKIDVFINGSGTGGTIAGVGRCLKEYNPRTKIVLADPQGSGLANRINYGVMYDSVEKEGTRRRHQVDTLVEGIGLNRLTWNFKQAEPYIDEAIRVTDDQALKMAKYLSINDGLFLGSSSAINCVAAVKMALKNGPGQKIVVIACDSGARHLSKFWKEAAKLPNDLTLDDILQ, encoded by the coding sequence atgGCAATTAATTGGAAATCAACATTACAAACCTCGGCATCAGTGATATCATTATTTCTTATTGCCAAAGAATTATATAACTTATATGTTACCACTACCAACAaagataaatcaaattctaaACTAACATTATTACCACCACGAACTCGAGGCATCGAATCATTAATTGGTAATACTCCcttaattgaaataaaatcattatcacGTCAATTAGGTTGTAAAATATATGCTAAATTAGAACTTTGTAATCCTGGAGGAAGTGCAAAAGATCGAGTAGCATTAGCTATAATTCGAGCTGGGGAATCATCAGGTCAATTAATCCCTAATGCGaataatattatatttgaaGGTACTAGTGGATCTACAGGAATATCATTAGCTATATTATGTAATGCCTTAGGGTATATTTGTCATATTTGTTTACCTGATGATACATCTTTAgaaaaattacaattattgaaatcattagGTGCAGAATTAGAACCAGTTAAACCGGCAAGTATAGTAGATCCTAATCAATATACCAATGCTGCTCGACGTGGTGCATTAGCCGTGAATCAAAATAGAGATGGTCATTCTCAACGACGAGCAATATTTGCtgatcaatttgaaaatgattttaattGGAGAATTCATTATGAAACTACAGGACCAGAGTTATTACAACAAATGGGTCAAGATAAAATCGATGTATTTATAAATGGTAGTGGTACTGGTGGAACCATTGCTGGTGTTGGGAGATGtttaaaagaatataatccaagaacaaaaattgttttagCTGATCCTCAAGGTTCTGGGTTAGCTAATAGAATTAATTATGGAGTTATGTATGATTCTGTTGAGAAAGAGGGGACAAGAAGACGACATCAAGTTGATACATTAGTTGAAGGAATTGGATTAAATCGATTGACTTGGAATTTTAAACAAGCTGAACCATATATTGATGAAGCTATTAGAGTCACTGATGATCAAGCATTAAAAATGGCAAAATATTTAAGTATTAATGATGGATTATTTTTAGGGAGTTCATCAGCGATAAATTGTGTTGCTGCTGTGAAAATggcattgaaaaatggtcctggtcaaaaaattgttgttattgctTGTGATTCTGGTGCTAGACATTTATCTaaattttggaaagaaGCTGCAAAATTACCCAATGATCTTACATTAGATGATATACTACAATAA
- a CDS encoding uncharacterized protein (Protein of unknown function; Spider biofilm repressed) gives MLSAELKRRKKLLLPLALISGIIVLLFFTNYNYSFTTSSHPVLSSSHKSNNAFPTLDQTSSTKARPNPGNLIANQKDKSQTGTYFTKFIHKDPQFDFTKITYTSTNKKFKTNNIKVDEETGDTTEVVNKPTVLIMSVIGNNEPYGSDRHFDGFMLTILSLVENQPDYEFSLGLLNNNEEEFIKIQNYFEKNLQKELSETLSSIFKSISLISAPFLDQNTGFSREQRHDDHVQRLRRRLIAKSRNFLLLNTLNLEQYVLSLDADMIRFHNPEKFIKTFIDSKKDIIVPRIQRLDMQDYDKNSWRGQRTKPTKEQLEKMDNNQWDQWDYVPRDVKDHMYHFQTYMDNKDNEYELHKEEYDYVVPLDSVGGAVLFAKSIVFKQGVIFPTSLIVGTTWDRQEGYDGIETEGVCYLAKPLGFSCWGMPNVVAHHSGG, from the coding sequence ATGTTATCAGCTGaattaaaaagaagaaagaaattgctACTCCCATTAGCATTGATTTCCGGTATCATTgtgttgttatttttcaCAAATTACAATTATTCATTTACCACATCTTCCCATCCAGTATTGTCTTCATCTCACAAGAGTAATAATGCTTTCCCAACATTGGATCAAACTTCTTCAACCAAGGCAAGGCCAAATCCTGGTAATTTAATTGCCAATCAAAAAGATAAATCCCAAACCGGTACTTATTTCACCAAATTCATTCATAAAGATCCTCAGTTTgattttacaaaaataacATACACTTCAACCAAtaagaaattcaaaaccAATAATATCAAAGTTGACGAAGAAACCGGTGACACCACTGAAGTTGTTAATAAACCAACAGTATTAATCATGTCTGTCATTGGAAACAATGAACCATATGGAAGTGATAGGCATTTTGACGGATTCATGCTCACAATATTATCCCTTGTTGAAAATCAACCAGACTACGAATTTTCATTAGGGttattaaacaataatgaagaagaattcatcaagattcaaaattattttgaaaaaaacttacaaaaagaattatcTGAAACgttatcatcaattttcaaatcgaTTAGTTTAATTTCTGCTCCATTCTTAGATCAAAACACGGGTTTTTCTCGTGAACAAAGACATGATGATCATGTTCAACGATTAAGACGTCGATTAATTGccaaatcaagaaatttcttattattaaatactTTGAATCTTGAACAATACGTGTTGAGTTTGGATGCAGATATGATTAGATTTCATAATcctgaaaaatttattaaaactTTTATTGATTCCAAGAAGGACATTATAGTTCCTAGAATTCAACGTCTTGACATGCAAGATTATGATAAAAATTCTTGGCGTGGTCAAAGaacaaaaccaacaaaagAACAATTGGAGAAAATGGATAATAATCAATGGGATCAATGGGATTATGTTCCTCGTGATGTAAAAGATCACATGTATCATTTCCAAACATATATGGATAACAAAGATAATGAATATGAATTACATAAAGAGGAATACGATTATGTGGTACCTTTGGATTCAGTTGGCGGTGCTGTTTTGTTTGccaaatcaattgttttcaaacaaGGTGTTATTTTCCCAACTAGTTTGATTGTTGGAACAACTTGGGATAGACAAGAAGGTTATGATGGTATAGAAACTGAAGGTGTTTGTTATTTAGCCAAACCTTTGGGGTTCTCTTGTTGGGGTATGCCTAATGTTGTTGCTCACCATTCTGGAGGTTAA
- a CDS encoding uncharacterized protein (Ortholog(s) have role in maintenance of rDNA, mitotic sister chromatid segregation and chromosome, telomeric region, nuclear envelope localization), whose translation MDHLKEDFDPTTFTAAQLRKVLNLHEIQYDSSAPKSSLIEIFNKEIAPNSKKLLSEYNAKVENMNDDDFINASDFDKPSEKSTTSEKASALFVSDTESDGENEKIDVSKTRNKTKKVTKPKLRASSGNQKSTSRSSSRTKSPESESDTESKDDEAKPASRSSSRLSSRGNRSKPLNSLFDLDDSVLNLRKPSKNSKSKSRTTSKSKTKKTAESTPEVTETSDTEKEKVEEPVKKETGKESTPENTNFSKENVFQSPPGSSTKKRKHQDAEEEEDDSTLVKKIKPSQRTAEENRSLFDDDNDSDVEFLEEFMRTEKKKSSKVLKSGNSQTSAPSSSTKKEPKKKEILLFSPGSASKVKKPKSSTKKVTPKKSGEKLVPSAATNDKSFKSIEDETKDFDAELKKIQNKKNQPQVNPDLAKSLGITIQGFEPPVVTPSKTKDILKDLTPAKDESTPVTKVEKQQITNNSASKTETPKKLNTSNEKPKKKSTKIQTARKRPSNVSTPSTKGKSTKKISPLVTKSALTPKPRLISLGSQKYESDDESDEEDVSEIRKPVTATKDVDSAGTSTKPFALPFSIRRFLLSMFLWVFVCSGGLFGLWYYEQKYAVGYCGQEIDQPTFINYDNEYLNKLGQLLDTNFKPECINCPLHARCYANLEIGCFEDFMEYKPWFDFIVPGHKKCIPDTKKAEKLEIMIDVALDLLRSKNAAIQCGQNPNDEESGIKLNDLHDLLLSMKAPYITIDEFEELWDRSVIELEKEPDIIVRQKRQTNVATGEFTFDFDNTETEIKDKYKILRSTSLSNISLKCQIRNSVMGSVTEHKYKLLGIVLAFIIIKIIQYKYRQYQLYSVKIDILYEEVLKKLKTQSNMTKENPEVNPYIGASQLRDLILSNEDNLHQRITMWKDVSVKVEHNSNISSQIVENNGEIMKVWEYIGI comes from the exons ATGGATCATCTCAAAGAAG ATTTCGATCCAACCACTTTCACAGCGGCGCAATTGAGAAAAGTATTGAACTTGCATGAGATTCAATATGATAGCTCTGCTCCAAAGTCCtctttgattgaaattttcaacaagGAAATTGCTCCTAATTCCAAGAAGTTACTTTCAGAATATAATGCAAAAGTCGAGAATAtgaatgatgatgatttcatAAACGCTAGCGACTTTGATAAACCTAGTGAgaaatcaacaacttcTGAAAAGGCATCTGCTTTGTTTGTTAGTGACACTGAATCAGATggtgaaaatgaaaaaattgatgtGTCTAAAACAAGAAACAAAACCAAGAAAGTTACTAAACCAAAATTAAGAGCAAGTTCTGGGAATCAGAAATCTACTTCTAGGTCATCTTCGAGAACAAAAAGTCCTGAATCGGAATCTGACACAGAAAGCAAAGATGATGAAGCAAAACCTGCCTCTAGATCGTCCTCAAGATTATCATCTAGAGGTAATCGATCAAAACCGTTGAATAGTTTATTTGATCTTGATGATTCGGTACTCAATCTTAGAAAACCTTCTAAAAACTCCAAATCAAAACTGAGAACCACACTGAAACTGAAGACGAAAAAGACAGCCGAATCAACTCCGGAAGTTACTGAAACCAGTGATACTGAAAAGGAGAAAGTCGAAGAACCAGTTAAGAAGGAAACTGGCAAAGAAAGCACACCCGAAAACACTAATTTCAGTAAAGAAAATGTTTTCCAATCACCTCCTGGTTCGTCAAcgaaaaaaagaaaacatcAAGATgccgaagaagaagaagatgatagCACTCTTGTGAAAAAGATTAAACCTTCTCAACGTACTGCTGAAGAAAACAGatcattatttgatgaCGACAATGATAGTGATGTTGAATTCCTTGAAGAGTTTATGCGAactgaaaagaaaaagagttCAAAAGTTTTGAAATCCGGCAATTCCCAAACTCTGGCtccttcatcatcaaccaAGAAAGAACCTAAAAAGAAGGagattttgttattttcgCCTGGATCTGCCTCTAAAGTCAAGAAACCTAAATCACTGACTAAAAAGGTAACACCAAAGAAATCAGGCGAAAAGTTAGTGCCATCTGCAGCTACTAATGACAAGTCTTTTAAATCCATTGAAGACGAAACTAAAGATTTTGATGCagaattgaagaaaattcaaaacaagaaaaatcaacCACAAGTCAATCCTGATTTAGCAAAACTGTTGGGTATTACAATTCAAGGATTTGAGCCTCCTGTTGTTACACCATCTAAGACAAAAGATATCTTAAAGGACTTAACGCCTGCTAAAGATGAATCAACTCCAGTTACTAAAGTTGAAAAACAGCAGATTACCAATAACAGTGCCTCTAAAACGGAAACACCAAAAAAGTTGAATACCTCGAATGAgaaaccaaagaaaaagagtaCCAAAATACAAACTGCTAGAAAACGTCCTTCGAATGTTTCGACTCCATCTACTAAAGGCAAATCAACCAAAAAGATATCTCCATTGGTTACTAAATCTGCATTGACACCTAAACCAAGATTGATTTCCTTAGGTTCACAAAAATATGAGTCTGACGACGAATCAGACGAAGAAGATGTTTCTGAAATAAGAAAGCCAGTAACAGCAACCAAAGATGTTGATTCAGCGGGCACTTCGACCAAACCGTTTGCATTACCATTTTCAATACGAAGATTTTTGTTATCGATGTTCTTATGGGTGTTTGTATGTAGCGGTGGTCTTTTTGGGTTATGGTACTATGAACAGAAATATGCTGTTGGATACTGTGGacaagaaattgatcaaccaacattcatcaattatgATAATGAATACTTGAATAAACTTGGTCAATTGTTAGATACTAATTTTAAACCAGAATGTATAAATTGTCCTTTACATGCCAGATGTTACGccaatttggaaattggATGTTTCGAAGATTTCATGGAATATAAACCttggtttgattttattgtaCCAGGGCATAAAAAGTGTATTCCCGACACTAAAAAGGCTGAGAAATTAGAGATTATGATTGATGTTGCGTTGGATTTGTTAAGAAGCAAAAATGCTGCCATTCAATGTGGACAAAACCctaatgatgaagaaagtggaatcaaattgaatgatttacATGATTTGCTTTTATCGATGAAAGCACCATATATTactattgatgaatttgaagaattatgGGATCGATCGGTGattgaattagaaaaagaacCCGATATTATAGTAAGGCAA aagaGACAAACAAATGTTGCAACCGGCGAATTTACATTTGACTTTGACAACACTGAAACGGAAATCAAAgacaaatacaaaattCTTCGATCAACGTCATTATCTAACATTAGTTTAAAATGTCAAATCCGTAATAGTGTTATGGGAAGCGTCACCGAACATAAATACAAATTATTGGGAATTGTCTTAGcatttataattatcaagatcatccaatataaatatagacaatatcaattatatcTGGTGAAAATTGATATTCTTTACGAggaagttttgaaaaaattgaaaactcaATCCAATATGACCAAAGAAAACCCAGAAGTAAATCCATATATTGGAGCTAGTCAATTAAGAGATTTGATCTTGAGTAATGAAGATAACTTACATCAACGTATCACCATGTGGAAAGATGTGAGTGTTAAAGTTGAACATAATTCCAACATTAGTAGCCAAATTGTAGAAAATAATGGTGAAATCATGAAAGTTTGGGAATATATAGGTATATAA
- a CDS encoding uncharacterized protein (Putative peripheral peroxisomal membrane peroxin; required for regulating peroxisome size and maintenance; Spider biofilm induced), giving the protein MSDIELINPDQYQQVRSNRYQQTPILHTLQQQQQQQQSSSTSPKQPHQQQQQYSINTSSFPYRRSPLHPTSKLYSQPQQSFNSEWVEDQSYNNSPSKLSTLLELELELERERSNNINNMSGTVGSIDPSKFETPSKASNNNHNNNALNFHYINTPVSHHKLDINNTTTNKDNYHYNDNDNNDEYIEKASTTSSSTTITTRLPKVSNWDIFWSMLNDLVGKDKMAKVGQYTLRLLVYHAGKSQTYLSDNNINIKVINERYNDTTKKLNLLKNFFNHPADFIKIIVILILSIFKQKAAGMINGLSMYRQFLRFGKTTFRIRDLIVKFHHNVFNNSSDNQVQINKSKIFDRKTLGQFLSLYYGINDESILLYKLNVLSNPDYKKFVSKHESIAWHCETWLALYNAYENLQNLLQQEMDLKIQIQVKNKAKQLSKQILLGGNAKGNDSGGLLGFNISTIPTVNSEDAKNLTQIQFKKNNAWIDIYKNLSDLAFNTYTVFNIALPFDTWQIWMGISASVLSTIKLYRETKQKMIEKELTKLKSD; this is encoded by the coding sequence ATGAGTGATATAGAGTTGATTAATCCtgatcaatatcaacaagtGAGGAGTAATAGATATCAACAGACACCCATACTACACACcctacaacaacaacagcaacagcaacaatcATCTTCAACGTCACCAAAGCAACCAcaccaacagcaacaacagtaTAGTATAAATACTAGCAGTTTTCCTTATAGACGATCACCTTTACATCCAACATCAAAATTATAttcacaaccacaacaatcTTTCAATTCAGAGTGGGTAGAGGATCAATCATATAACAATTCACCGTCCAAACTATCAACATTATTAGAACTTGAACTTGAACTTGAACGTGAACGCAgtaacaacatcaacaatatgTCAGGTACAGTAGGATCAATTGATCCATCGAAATTTGAAACCCCATCTAAAGcatccaacaacaaccacaacaacaacgcACTTAATTTCCACTACATTAATACCCCAGTTTCTCATCACAAATTAGATATCAATAATACCACCACTAATAAGGACAACTACCATTACAATGACAATGACAATAACGatgaatatattgaaaagGCATCGACCACATCTTCTTCAACCACCATAACAACCAGATTACCAAAAGTTAGTAATTGGGATATTTTTTGGTCAATGCTTAATGATCTTGTTGGTAAAGACAAAATGGCCAAAGTTGGTCAATATACTTTACGATTATTAGTTTATCATGCTGGGAAATCACAAACTTATTTATctgataataatataaatatcaaaGTCATTAATGAACGGTATAATGATactacaaaaaaattgaatttattgaagaattttttcaatcatcCAGCTGATTTCATTAAAATCATTgttattttgattctttcaatttttaaacaaaaagCTGCCGGGATGATTAATGGATTATCAATGTATAGACAATTTCTTCGATTTGGTAAAACTACATTCAGAATTAGAGATTTAATTGTTAAATTTCATCAtaatgttttcaataattcttcCGATAATCAAGttcaaattaataaatcaaaaatatttgatcgTAAAACTTTGGGACaatttttatctttatatTATGGAATTAATGATGAATCAATATTActttataaattaaatgtttTATCTAATCCtgattataaaaaatttgttagtAAACATGAAAGTATAGCTTGGCATTGTGAAACTTGGTTAGCTTTATATAATGCTTatgaaaatttacaaaatttattacaacaagaaatggatttaaaaattcaaattcaagtTAAAAATAAAGCTAAACAATTgtcaaaacaaattttattagGTGGGAACGCCAAAGGTAATGATAGTGGTGGTTTACTTGGGTTTAATATTTCAACTATTCCAACGGTGAATAGTGAAGATGCTAAAAATTTGAcacaaattcaattcaagaaaaataatgcTTGGATAGATATTTATAAGAATTTATCAGATTTGGCATTTAATACTTATACAGTGTTTAATATTGCCTTACCTTTTGATACTTGGCAAATATGGATGGGTATTAGTGCTTCAGTATTGAGTACTATTAAATTATATAGAGAAACAAAGCAAaaaatgattgaaaaagaattgacaaaattgaaatcagaTTGA